From the Priestia aryabhattai genome, one window contains:
- a CDS encoding alpha/beta fold hydrolase translates to MSEQYINVNGVNLHYISHGEGELMLFLHGFPDFSHIWRHQVDEFSKKFHTVALDLRGYNSSEKPSGLESYEIDVLVEDIRQVIEGLGYSSCTLVVHDWGAGIGWTFAYRYPEYVKKLIAFNGPHPYTFMRELRTNKNQQKASEYMKWFQKQETQDYMERDNFSGLRKLVIDPGVKKEYLTADDVQAYMNSWKNGSVLSMLSYYRNLKIFTEEDLQRKSLFPLEEEVLSIPVQIIWGNQDPTFMPENLDGIEEYVPNISVHRLAEASHAPQHEKPQEVNDVMRDFLNR, encoded by the coding sequence ATGAGTGAACAATATATAAACGTAAATGGCGTTAACTTACATTACATAAGCCACGGAGAGGGAGAGCTTATGCTATTTCTTCATGGATTTCCTGACTTTTCGCATATTTGGCGACATCAGGTAGATGAATTTTCTAAGAAGTTTCACACAGTTGCTTTGGATTTAAGAGGATATAACTCATCTGAAAAACCAAGCGGACTAGAATCATACGAGATTGATGTATTAGTAGAAGATATTCGCCAAGTTATTGAAGGCTTGGGATATAGCTCCTGCACGCTAGTTGTACACGACTGGGGAGCGGGGATCGGCTGGACATTTGCTTATCGCTACCCGGAATATGTAAAAAAACTAATTGCTTTTAACGGTCCGCATCCTTATACATTTATGCGTGAGCTTAGAACAAATAAAAACCAGCAAAAAGCAAGTGAGTATATGAAATGGTTTCAAAAACAAGAAACACAGGACTATATGGAACGAGACAACTTCTCAGGTTTGCGTAAGCTTGTGATTGATCCAGGCGTAAAAAAAGAATACCTAACAGCCGATGATGTTCAAGCATATATGAATTCTTGGAAAAATGGTTCTGTACTGTCGATGCTAAGTTATTACCGTAATTTAAAAATTTTCACTGAAGAAGATCTTCAAAGAAAATCTTTGTTTCCGCTAGAAGAAGAAGTATTAAGCATCCCCGTACAGATTATTTGGGGAAATCAAGATCCCACTTTTATGCCTGAAAACTTAGATGGCATTGAAGAATATGTGCCAAACATATCTGTTCACCGATTAGCTGAAGCATCTCATGCCCCTCAGCATGAAAAGCCTCAAGAAGTAAACGACGTAATGCGGGATTTTTTAAATAGGTAA
- a CDS encoding AbgT family transporter, giving the protein MAQPNLQTEQKSHPTTFLDKLLGRVEAIGNKLPDPFILFVCLALIIVLASVAINSMGVTVVHPGTGKTLPIKSLLSHEGIQYILTSMLSNFTEFKPLGLVLAMMLGVGLAEKVGLLEVAIKKTILNAPKALITYAIIFTGIMANLAADAAFVIVPPLAAMIFYTVGRHPLAGLAAGFAGVGSGFTANLIISGTDGLLSGISTEAAKTIDPSAAVSPAANWYFMAASVFVLTVIGAIVTEKIVEPRLGSYNGKKQKDFGEISRVEAKGLKNSIIATCIYAAVLAIFLLWPNSPLRNEDGGIVPSPFLDGIIPITLLFFGVVGSVYGITVGKIKSSRDVPAYMTDSMKDMASYIVLIFAAAQFIAYFNWTNIGTWIAVEGADALKALNLTGLPVVVGFVFLTVVLSLLIFSGSAQWALEAPIFIPLFMLLGYNPRFIQAAYRIADSSTNVITPLNPYMIVILAFMKEYEPKAGLGTIISLMLPYTLAFLGIWVVMLIVFAVFGIPLGPGVYMYL; this is encoded by the coding sequence ATGGCACAACCTAATTTGCAAACAGAGCAAAAATCACATCCAACAACCTTTCTTGACAAACTATTAGGAAGAGTAGAAGCAATTGGAAACAAACTACCTGATCCTTTTATTTTGTTTGTATGCTTAGCTCTTATTATCGTATTAGCATCTGTTGCTATTAATAGTATGGGGGTAACGGTGGTACATCCCGGTACTGGTAAAACTCTTCCGATTAAAAGTTTACTTTCGCACGAAGGCATTCAGTATATCTTAACATCAATGCTGAGCAATTTCACTGAATTTAAACCTCTTGGGCTTGTACTCGCTATGATGCTCGGAGTCGGACTTGCAGAAAAAGTAGGTCTGCTTGAAGTGGCCATCAAGAAAACGATTTTAAATGCCCCAAAAGCTTTGATTACATATGCCATCATTTTTACAGGAATTATGGCCAACTTAGCAGCGGATGCTGCTTTTGTTATCGTGCCTCCGCTGGCCGCGATGATTTTTTATACAGTAGGAAGGCACCCGCTTGCTGGATTAGCAGCAGGGTTTGCTGGAGTAGGATCAGGTTTTACAGCGAATCTTATTATATCCGGAACCGACGGACTGTTATCAGGAATTTCTACTGAAGCTGCTAAAACAATTGACCCAAGCGCTGCTGTCAGTCCTGCAGCGAACTGGTATTTCATGGCTGCTTCTGTATTTGTTTTGACCGTTATAGGAGCGATCGTAACTGAAAAGATTGTAGAACCTAGGCTGGGCAGTTATAACGGGAAAAAACAAAAGGATTTTGGTGAAATTAGCCGGGTGGAAGCGAAAGGATTAAAAAACAGTATCATAGCTACATGTATTTATGCCGCTGTATTAGCTATTTTCTTATTGTGGCCCAACTCGCCTCTGCGAAATGAAGACGGTGGAATTGTTCCATCACCTTTTTTAGATGGTATCATTCCGATTACGCTGCTATTTTTTGGGGTAGTTGGTTCCGTTTACGGAATAACAGTAGGGAAAATCAAAAGTTCTAGAGATGTACCTGCTTATATGACTGATTCGATGAAAGATATGGCTAGCTATATTGTCCTTATTTTTGCGGCTGCTCAATTTATTGCTTACTTTAATTGGACTAATATTGGAACGTGGATCGCAGTAGAAGGAGCGGATGCATTAAAAGCACTAAATCTAACTGGACTTCCAGTTGTGGTTGGTTTTGTATTTTTGACTGTTGTTCTAAGCCTTCTTATTTTTAGCGGCTCTGCTCAATGGGCACTAGAAGCACCTATTTTTATTCCATTGTTCATGTTGTTAGGATATAACCCTAGATTTATTCAAGCAGCGTACCGAATAGCGGATTCTTCTACGAATGTAATCACTCCTTTAAATCCATACATGATTGTCATTTTAGCCTTTATGAAAGAATACGAGCCTAAGGCAGGGCTTGGCACAATTATTTCACTTATGCTTCCTTATACTCTAGCTTTTTTAGGGATTTGGGTTGTGATGTTGATTGTTTTTGCTGTATTCGGTATTCCTCTAGGACCAGGTGTATATATGTATTTGTAA
- a CDS encoding ammonium transporter produces MQMGDSVFMFFSALLVWIMTPAIALFYGGMVRSKNMLSTAMYSVGSLAVISVLWIVAGYSLAFSTGGNAFIGNLDWVGLKGVGFTPNGDYSATIPHNMFMMFQLTFAVLTVAIISGAFAERMKFSAFILFAILWSLFVYAPVAHWVWGVGGWLRELGAIDFAGGNVVHISSGVAGLILALVVGKRKNADAAAPHNLPLTLLGGMLIWFGWFGFNVGSALTINSVAMTAFINTNTAAATGIIGWLVVEWIINKKPTLLGAVSGAIAGLVAITPACGFVTPFASILIGFIGGAVCFWGIFSLKKKIGYDDALDAFGLHGIGGTWGGIATGLFATTSVNDAGANGLFYGDPSLLWKQLVAIVATYLFVGIATFIIVKVVGLIVSLRATQEEETLGLDITLHGERAYHESNM; encoded by the coding sequence ATGCAAATGGGCGATTCAGTATTTATGTTTTTTTCAGCATTATTGGTTTGGATTATGACACCAGCTATTGCATTGTTTTATGGGGGCATGGTTCGAAGTAAAAACATGTTAAGTACCGCGATGTATAGCGTAGGGTCATTAGCTGTTATATCTGTTCTTTGGATAGTAGCTGGCTATTCGTTAGCTTTTTCAACCGGCGGCAATGCTTTTATTGGAAACTTGGACTGGGTAGGATTAAAAGGAGTCGGGTTCACTCCAAACGGGGACTACAGCGCTACGATCCCGCATAATATGTTTATGATGTTTCAGCTAACATTTGCGGTATTAACAGTAGCTATTATCTCTGGAGCTTTTGCAGAGCGCATGAAGTTTTCAGCATTTATCTTATTTGCTATCCTATGGTCATTATTTGTATATGCACCAGTTGCACACTGGGTTTGGGGAGTTGGCGGATGGCTTCGTGAGCTAGGAGCTATCGACTTTGCCGGAGGAAACGTCGTTCACATTTCTTCAGGTGTAGCAGGGCTAATTCTAGCTCTTGTTGTTGGAAAACGAAAAAATGCCGATGCAGCAGCGCCTCACAATTTGCCGCTAACTCTTTTAGGCGGAATGCTGATTTGGTTCGGCTGGTTTGGTTTTAACGTTGGAAGTGCCTTAACTATTAACAGCGTTGCAATGACGGCTTTCATTAACACAAATACAGCGGCAGCAACAGGAATTATCGGCTGGCTTGTAGTAGAGTGGATTATTAATAAAAAGCCTACGCTGCTTGGAGCCGTTTCGGGAGCTATTGCTGGACTTGTAGCTATTACACCTGCTTGTGGATTCGTTACACCGTTTGCCTCTATTTTAATTGGTTTTATCGGCGGAGCAGTTTGTTTCTGGGGTATCTTCTCACTTAAAAAGAAAATCGGTTACGACGATGCATTAGATGCATTTGGCCTTCACGGTATTGGGGGAACATGGGGAGGTATTGCAACAGGTTTATTTGCCACAACTTCTGTAAATGACGCCGGTGCGAATGGTTTATTCTACGGAGATCCAAGTCTACTTTGGAAACAGCTGGTGGCTATCGTAGCAACGTATCTATTTGTCGGCATTGCTACCTTCATTATCGTTAAAGTGGTTGGATTAATCGTATCTCTACGTGCGACACAAGAAGAGGAAACGCTTGGGCTTGATATTACACTGCATGGTGAAAGAGCATATCACGAATCGAATATGTAA
- a CDS encoding P-II family nitrogen regulator, with protein MSDVLTKIEIITRPSKFEELKQELAKIGVSGITVTDALGCGLQKGITELYRSVKKQDNMHARIKVEIVVCEVPVSDVVDKARKVLNTGQPGDGKIFIYELKNAIKIRTGEEGSQALRNNS; from the coding sequence GTGAGTGATGTTTTAACAAAAATTGAAATTATTACACGCCCTTCAAAGTTTGAAGAGCTTAAGCAAGAACTGGCGAAAATTGGCGTTAGCGGTATTACGGTTACGGATGCGCTAGGGTGCGGATTGCAAAAAGGCATTACGGAGCTTTACAGAAGCGTCAAAAAACAAGACAATATGCACGCACGAATTAAAGTAGAAATTGTTGTCTGCGAAGTTCCAGTATCCGACGTTGTTGATAAAGCAAGGAAAGTATTAAATACAGGTCAGCCTGGAGATGGAAAAATATTTATCTATGAATTAAAAAATGCGATTAAGATCCGAACAGGGGAAGAGGGATCACAGGCATTACGAAATAATAGTTAA
- a CDS encoding branched-chain amino acid ABC transporter substrate-binding protein: MLSKKMLSILTTTVLSVGFVAGCGSNSTSGEDKGSNVIKIATQSPLSGGSATLGEAIKLGAQLALDEEKDTFKKLGYKLQLVPYDDQGDPKKGVANAQLIGSDKAVYGVIGHLNSGVTIPSSETYEKYSIPMISPASTATDVTDRKLKTVNRIVARDDFQGPAGAEYAVKELKAKNIFVIQDKTAYGQGLADAFKNAAEKEGAKIVGFEGITVGEKDFNGVLNQVSKEKPDLVYFGGLYAEGGLLIKQARDKGITAKFMGGDGLDSSTLVDIAGDAVKDTYLTSVAGDASKTQFAKDYEKKFNKKVESYSVYGYDSMKVMLQGIQKAIEDNDKKLPSHEAVRDAVRGIKEYKGELTQVGFDEKGDNKYAKIFIYKFDAPSYPAKLEGEISQ, encoded by the coding sequence ATGCTAAGTAAAAAAATGTTATCTATTTTAACAACAACAGTCTTATCGGTAGGGTTTGTAGCTGGCTGTGGGAGCAACAGTACATCAGGAGAAGACAAAGGTAGCAATGTCATTAAAATTGCTACGCAAAGCCCTTTGTCAGGAGGTAGTGCAACGTTAGGTGAAGCAATCAAACTGGGGGCTCAACTAGCTCTTGATGAAGAAAAAGACACGTTTAAAAAATTAGGATATAAACTTCAGCTTGTGCCGTATGACGACCAAGGCGATCCTAAAAAAGGTGTAGCAAACGCTCAGTTAATCGGATCCGATAAAGCCGTCTATGGAGTGATAGGACATTTAAATTCAGGAGTTACCATTCCTTCATCTGAAACGTATGAGAAATATTCAATTCCAATGATTTCTCCTGCAAGTACAGCAACGGACGTAACAGACCGAAAGTTAAAAACGGTTAACCGCATTGTAGCGCGTGATGACTTCCAAGGGCCTGCAGGAGCTGAATATGCTGTTAAAGAGTTGAAAGCAAAAAATATTTTTGTCATTCAAGATAAAACAGCTTACGGACAAGGGCTTGCAGACGCTTTTAAAAACGCAGCTGAAAAAGAAGGAGCAAAAATTGTTGGATTTGAAGGAATAACAGTTGGAGAAAAAGATTTTAACGGTGTGTTAAATCAAGTCTCTAAAGAAAAGCCTGATCTCGTTTATTTTGGAGGTCTTTATGCAGAAGGCGGACTCTTAATTAAGCAAGCTCGTGACAAAGGAATTACCGCTAAGTTTATGGGAGGAGATGGCTTAGACTCCTCAACTTTAGTTGATATTGCTGGAGATGCTGTAAAAGATACGTATCTTACGTCAGTAGCAGGCGATGCTTCCAAGACACAATTCGCTAAAGATTATGAGAAGAAATTCAATAAAAAAGTAGAGTCATATTCTGTATACGGGTATGATTCCATGAAAGTCATGCTTCAAGGTATTCAAAAAGCAATTGAAGACAATGATAAAAAGCTTCCTTCCCATGAAGCTGTACGTGACGCTGTACGCGGTATTAAAGAATACAAAGGAGAACTTACGCAGGTAGGGTTTGACGAGAAAGGAGACAATAAATACGCTAAAATCTTTATTTATAAGTTTGACGCTCCTTCATACCCAGCTAAATTAGAAGGGGAAATCTCACAATAA
- a CDS encoding branched-chain amino acid ABC transporter permease, producing the protein MFAHIIQTLPQVLIDGLTLGAVYAIIALGYTMVYGILELINFAHGEIFMSGAFIGTAILIGLTGVGWIAAFPAVVTLILVLLITSVATGFLGMGIERVAYRPLRKSSKLITLITAIGMSFLLQDFVRFITELKNGNYIVNTPSLFSGKVSVSASSLSSSFDDATFKVTFIVVLIVALCLMIGLEIFVNRTKWGMAMRAVAQDPDTASLMSINVNKVISLTFFIGSALGGATGVLFALHYGTIDPYIGFILGLKAFTAAVLGGIGNIRGAMFGGLMLGILEMFAAANLSTITGNVLGAEYKDVFAFAILILVLIFKPEGLFGKAVTEKV; encoded by the coding sequence ATGTTTGCTCATATTATACAAACGCTGCCACAAGTTTTAATTGACGGACTAACATTAGGAGCTGTATATGCCATTATTGCCCTAGGTTATACGATGGTATATGGCATTTTAGAACTCATTAATTTTGCACACGGTGAAATTTTTATGTCAGGAGCTTTTATCGGAACCGCTATTTTAATAGGGTTAACAGGCGTAGGTTGGATTGCAGCTTTTCCAGCTGTTGTGACGTTAATTTTAGTTCTTCTTATTACAAGTGTTGCGACTGGGTTTCTTGGTATGGGAATTGAAAGAGTGGCTTACCGCCCCCTGCGCAAGTCTTCTAAACTGATTACACTTATTACAGCTATCGGAATGTCGTTTCTATTACAGGATTTTGTCCGCTTCATTACGGAACTTAAGAATGGTAACTATATTGTTAATACACCTTCTTTATTTTCAGGAAAAGTATCGGTTAGTGCTTCTTCTCTTTCATCATCATTTGATGATGCTACATTTAAAGTAACGTTTATCGTTGTGTTAATTGTTGCTCTTTGCTTAATGATAGGACTTGAAATTTTCGTCAATCGGACCAAATGGGGAATGGCGATGAGAGCTGTAGCTCAGGATCCCGATACGGCTTCACTGATGTCCATCAATGTAAACAAAGTCATTTCTCTTACTTTCTTTATTGGTTCGGCGTTAGGAGGCGCTACTGGTGTGTTATTTGCGCTTCATTACGGAACAATTGATCCTTACATTGGTTTCATATTAGGATTAAAGGCTTTTACGGCAGCTGTTTTAGGAGGAATAGGCAATATACGAGGCGCAATGTTTGGAGGGCTAATGCTTGGCATTCTTGAAATGTTTGCAGCAGCGAATTTATCAACAATCACCGGCAATGTTTTAGGAGCGGAATATAAAGATGTATTTGCATTTGCCATTTTGATTTTGGTGTTAATTTTTAAACCAGAAGGCTTATTTGGAAAAGCCGTTACAGAAAAAGTGTAG